Part of the bacterium genome, ACCCTGCGTTGCAGTTGACGGCGGGGGACTGTGCCGTGGTCAGAGTTTTGTGGTCTCTCAAAGTTTTATCTTGCTATCAAACTTTTGTGGTAATTCTCCCCGCCGCACCTGAACTTTATCGTTAGCTAATATAAAAGAAACTCAACGGGAGGTGACAATATGGTAATTACTATTCCATTAGATCAAATGACTACAGCAGAAAAACTTCTATCAATGGAGAACATATGGGATGATCTATGCCGAAGGGCAGATGAAATCTCTTCTCCGCCCTGGCATGGGGAGGTTCTCCAGCAAAGGGAAGAAAAAGTAAAGAAAGGGGTAGAGGAATTTACTGATTGGGAGAATGCCAAAGGGAAAATAAAAGAGTCTGTTTCATGAAAATCAAAATTCTTGAATCGGCATCCCAGGATTTAATCGAAGGCTACTGGTTCTACGAAAAACAGCAAGAAGGTCTTGGTAGTTACTTTCTCGATACATTGTTTTCGGATATTGATTCACTACAGATTTATGCTGGCATTCATCCCATATATTTTGAACGATATTATCGTTCACTATCTAAACGTTTTCCCTTTGCTATTTATTATCGTATTGAACAAAGAACAGTACTGGTATATGCAGTGCTTGATTGTCGTCGAAATCCAGCATGGATAAAAGACAGATTAAAATTAAGAATCTAACCAGTCGTTGCAGCGGACGGCGGGGAGCTAACTGCTTTTCAAAAGTTTGTGGTTTATCAAAGTTTTGTCTTGCTTATAAAGTTTGGTGGCGATTCTCCCCGCCGCCGCTGAACTCAGTGTTAGATGTAATCAAAATGCGTCATGGCGTAGAATTGCAAGGGAGGTAGATAATATGAAGACTTTTCCAGCGGTTGTTGAAAAGTGTCGTGAATCTGGTTTATACATTGGCTATGTGCCAGGCTTCCCAGGTGCTTACACACAAAGCAGAAACACTGGATGAATTACAAAGAAACCTTCGCGAAGTTATTGAAATGCTGTTTGAGGACGGTGAGCCAGTAATTGAAACCAAATTTATCGGTACACAAATGGTGGCGGTTGCCTAATGAGCAAGTATCCCATTCTTAAACCTCATGAAGTAGTATCGCTCTTGGAAACCATTGGCTTTGTGGAAGTGCGTCAAAGAGAAGAGGTTCGCATAAGCAGTATCGACATCCAGAGGGGCGGACTACAACCGTTCTTCTCTGCAAACTCTTGCGTCTCTGCGGTAAATTACCATCTGAACAGTTACCGGATTCTATAATACAAGGGAAGAAATGAACATGCAGAAATATTTCAATACTCATAAGATTCAAGCAGTAGAGAGAGGCAGGTCTAAAATAAAAACCTGCCTCTCCCAACAATAAAGGGGTGAGAAAAAGGATATATTTTCCACCTGTGCAATTAGAAATAAAGGGATAATATTTTGGGGACGCTGTCCCCAAACCCCTGCTGGGGGATTGCAATCCTAAAGTCCCCCTTTATACTGTTTGCCATAGAAGCTTATTTGGGTTATTCTATAAGGTAGTATTGAGGGATACCTCCTAATCATTCTCTTCTGGGGGATTTTACCCCCCAGAAGAGAATGATTAAAAAGCATTCTTTCAGTATAACCTTGCAGGAATAATCAACTAAGCCTGTAGAGCAGATAGTGTATAGGGGGTTTGGGGGATGGGGCATCCCCATTGGGAAAGGGAGTTTCTCCAATGGGGTCTGGGCAAAGCCCCAGAGCATCTTCCTTAATTTTCTACCTGCACCGGTCGAAGATTTTGGTAAAATATTCCCATAATGAGCAAAAGTTAATCAGACTCATCTGTTCTGTTTTAATATCGATGCAGGTAAGAATCTTATTGTCCTTTAGACGGGACACCATAAGAACAAAAGTTGCTATTGTTGGTCTAACGCAAGATATTTCATGATGGGCTTCCTTTTATTTTAGATTTTGTTATATCAGTATAACATACCTGTCAATCTATTCAAGGGTGCCCGTCTTTACATATTATCAATTTCCTATCAGTAGAAAAAGTGTAGTAATCGGGTTCATCACTACTACGGCACTCAAAAATGGCTTCATCCAGTATGGGTCTCTTTTAATTTTCCTATAAAAAAGAACCATAGCAACAAACGAATATGTGATAATTATAAAACCAAACACTGTTTTTATACCTATTCTCCCTGATAAAATTTTCGAGCTGGACCTCGGGAAAAGGAACACTCTTTATAACTCTTTATTATAGTATTTCTTTTAAATCATTCCTGTCTGTGTGTTAGCACGGCAGAACTGTAGTCTAATCAGCCTGTTATAGAAAGTTACCCCTCTGTCTCTTAGGTGATTCTTCTATTCTTTAAGACTTTTTGCCGCACCATCTTTATGTACAAGTTAGTAATATAACGACCTCTTTTGTCTCCGCAAAAGTTACCCACATGGACTGAGATAGGAAGTATTCAATATTAAACCATTGGAAGCACATATTTGTAAAAATTCTTCAATCTCCCTTTGTTCACCCCATAAATTAACCTGTCCATTAGAACTTACACTTACAGTGAGAATTCTTTTACCATACCTGCGCAAACAATGATTATGATTAAAGTTTTCACCCGATAATATGTTTTTATCTCCTCTTTTTTGCTGAAAAGATTTCTGTTTTTCCATTGTCATTCTCTCCAAAGTTAATCATCTTTCAAAAATAGGTATTTCCGAATTTACTTTGTTTGAATATCTTCATCATCCTCAAGTAAAAGCAACTCATGGTCTTCTTTGGAATAATTATCTTCTTCAGATGGTTGTTGAGATAGATTCAATTTATCTGGAGAAGAAGGTGGCTGTTCCCATTGTGGAGGAACCCCACCTATCCCTGGTGGATATTGACCTGGTTGTTGCGGATAATTTACTCCCCCTATTGGTTGCTGAGGGGGCGGAGGCGGATAATATCCACCTGCTCCTGATGGAGGTGGATATTGACCTGGTTGTTGTGACCAACCTCTTCCTCGAGTTGGCTGTTGAGGTGATGAAGGATGGGAGCGGATTCCTTTAATACGAAGTCCAGAACCACTATCCTGTGGTGGAGCTATAGGTGGTTGTTGTGGTGATGGAGGTGGATAAGGGGGCCATGGATGAGGGCCACCGTATTGTGGTGGATACTGACCCGGTGGAGGAGGTGGATAGTAAACTGGTTGTTGAGGTGGTTGAGGTCCATAATAAGTTCCTGAAGGCGGAGGAGGTGGACTACCCCATTGAGGAGGGCCACTATATGGCGGTGGATATTGGTCTGGTGGAGGTGGATAATTCCTTACCTGTGGTGAGGTTGATATATAAGTAGGTTGACCATAGGATGGTCGTTCTCCGATTCCATCAGAAGAAGAAACTCCATGTCTTATAGGTCTCCGAACAGGAGGTGCTATGGGAGGTATTAATCGTTCTCTCAGTAAAGTATAGATATGGGGAAGAAAGTAAAAGAATATAATGATGCCTAACATAATTGTAAAAGTTATCAGTCTCTCAGGTATAATTTCCTGATGAAGAATTTGCTTGCGTTTTTCAGGATCTTCTGGTAGTATTAAACCAGGAATATTAGAAAAATTAATCTTATAAGGGGCTGACTGTACATTGTT contains:
- a CDS encoding addiction module protein, translated to MVITIPLDQMTTAEKLLSMENIWDDLCRRADEISSPPWHGEVLQQREEKVKKGVEEFTDWENAKGKIKESVS
- a CDS encoding type II toxin-antitoxin system RelE/ParE family toxin, producing the protein MKIKILESASQDLIEGYWFYEKQQEGLGSYFLDTLFSDIDSLQIYAGIHPIYFERYYRSLSKRFPFAIYYRIEQRTVLVYAVLDCRRNPAWIKDRLKLRI